In Primulina eburnea isolate SZY01 chromosome 5, ASM2296580v1, whole genome shotgun sequence, a single window of DNA contains:
- the LOC140833029 gene encoding LOW QUALITY PROTEIN: uncharacterized protein (The sequence of the model RefSeq protein was modified relative to this genomic sequence to represent the inferred CDS: inserted 1 base in 1 codon) has translation MDFPDADVLEWLESNSFDEQFEEDFEIELEPPSPPSSPEPRQEPNPPPERPTLSLPPRPSPFKTHQKINGIDKKRSRSNLPESPLCFNXSLSRWKRSRLGNEEVVKDKSVLSKLPDVGLLAGGPETVVDEGRDENMNSVDDGGREGDDEEWLRYSPPQVEEVEVLEEERGERILSRYATEIEGDCMPVTGLDGERVYAKLCRSEMGMEEKSNKLSLRQERDGLLQEPVRVLMQKVEQDDFTNALRASVEVSTEVISSKAPVATEKLWVDKYAPNSFTELLSAEQTNREVLLWLKQWDFCVFGCEITSTTEDVFSALRRHSSGSRHHKQSTKNYHESKREPRLELDTLRTHNGPSKEDNFSQRINETQDKRRKCYGPPEQKILLLCGPPGLGKTTLAHVAAKHCGYRVVEINASDDRSSAAIEAKILDVVQMNSVIADSKPKCLIIDEIDGALNDGKGAVEVILRLVSAEQKRDTGKENVVQEGHSMRKSSQKRKNSTSLLRPVICICNDLYAPALRPLRQVAKVHIFVQPTATRVVNRLKYICNKEGLKTSSVALTALAEYTECDIRSCLNTLQFLHQKKEILNVLEIGSQVVGRKDVSKSAFDVWKEIFHKKKEKRSQKSNYSVNNITKDFDFLYSLVSNRGDYELILDGIHENILLLRYIDPVMQKTVKCLDNLLVSDVNHRYIMRTQQMSLQVYQPPIAISIHGLVAQLEKLEIQWPKSFQRHRTISAERVDMFYTWNNRISPYISRHLSMKSFTEDSVSPMLHILSPPTLRPVALHLLSEKERSDLGQLVNVMVSYFITYKNIKSDRSGTSRHEDALEASELFCDPPLSKFINFKGYCPGHFNLAIAVKQVLVHEVEKQKILQAATTKSTHFYAQETSSFQNNSSGSGQLSKSCYTTRSVEKKIIGEGRTPSKQSDLSISSNSFKSLERTKKCSGDLNSFFDRFRKANNKGSQVSENMVKKPGTMERDSRPILFKFNEGFTNAVKRPVRMREFLL, from the exons ATGGATTTTCCTGATGCCGACGTCTTGGAATGGCTGGAATCCAATTCCTTTGACGAGCAATTTGAGGAAGATTTCGAGATTGAGTTGGAGCCCCCTTCACCTCCTTCCTCTCCTGAACCGCGGCAAGAGCCCAATCCACCTCCGGAAAGACCCACTCTTTCCCTTCCTCCGAGGCCCTCACCTTTCAAAACCCATCAGAAAATCAACGGTATCGATAAGAAACGCTCCCGATCTAACCTTCCCGAATCGCCATTGTGTTTCA GGTCTTTATCAAGATGGAAGAGAAGTAGACTTGGTAATGAGGAAGTAGTGAAGGATAAATCGGTTTTATCTAAGCTCCCAGATGTGGGTCTGCTGGCGGGCGGCCCAGAAACGGTGGTTGATGAGGGAAGGGATGAAAACATGAATTCGGTGGATGATGGAGGTAGGGAGGGTGATGATGAGGAGTGGCTGAGATATTCACCGCCGCAGGTGGAGGAGGTTGAAGTATTGGAGGAAGAGAGAGGGGAGAGGATATTGTCTAGGTATGCAACGGAGATCGAAGGGGATTGTATGCCGGTGACAGGGTTGGATGGGGAAAGGGTCTATGCAAAGCTATGTAGATCAGAGATGGGTATGGAGGAGAAATCAAATAAATTGAGTCTCAGACAGGAACGTGATG GGCTCCTTCAGGAACCTGTCAGAGTTCTAATGCAAAAAGTGGAGCAGGATGATTTCACTAAT GCTTTGAGAGCAAGTGTTGAAGTTTCAACTGAAGTAATCAGTTCAAAAGCACCAGTAGCTACCGAGAAACTTTGGGTGGACAAATATGCTCCAAATTCATTTACAGAGCTTCTGAGCGCTGAGCAAACAAACCGTGAG GTTCTCTTGTGGTTAAAACAATGGGACTTTTGTGTATTTGGATGTGAAATAACGAGTACCACTGAGGATGTTTTTTCTGCTTTAAGACGTCATTCTTCAGGCTCTCGACACCATAAACAATCTACCAAAAATTATCATGAAAGTAAGAGAGAACCCAGATTGGAGCTAGATACCTTGAGAACTCATAATGGGCCAAGTAAAGAAGACAATTTTTCTCAAAGAATTAATGAGACACAGGACAAGAGACGCAAATGTTATGGCCCTCCAGAACAGAAG ATTCTATTGCTTTGTGGTCCCCCTGGGCTTGGGAAGACAACACTTGCACATGTAGCTGCTAAGCATTGTGGATACCGAGTCGTGGAG ATTAATGCAAGTGATGATCGGTCATCAGCAGCCATTGAAGCTAAAATTCTTGACGTGGTTCAGATGAACTCTGTTATTGCTGATTCAAAGCCGAAGTGTTTG ATCATTGATGAAATTGATGGGGCCCTTAATGATGGCAAGGGTGCTGTGGAGGTCATTCTTCGGTTG GTGTCTGCTGAACAAAAAAGAGATACTGGGAAGGAGAACGTAGTCCAGGAAGGACATTCTATGCGAAAGTCTtctcaaaaaagaaaaaatagtaCATCTTTATTGAGGCCA GTGATATGCATTTGCAATGATCTGTATGCACCAGCCTTAAGGCCGTTACGTCAGGTCGCAAA GGTTCATATTTTTGTCCAACCAACAGCGACTCGCGTTGTAAATag GCTGAAGTATATATGTAACAAAGAAGGATTGAAAACGAGTTCTGTTGCTCTTACTGCATTGGCGGAGTACACAG AATGTGATATTCGATCATGCTTGAACACTCTTCAGTTTCTCCACCAGAAAAAGGAAATCCTCAATGTg TTGGAGATAGGTTCTCAAGTGGTTGGTCGGAAGGATGTTTCTAAAAGTGCTTTTGATGTATGGAAAGAG ATATTCCACAAGAAAAAGGAGAAAAGGTCCCAGAAATCTAATTATTCTGTTAACAACATCACaaaagattttgattttctGTATTCCCTTGTATCTAACCG TGGTGATTATGAATTAATATTGGATGGGATTCATGAAAACATTCTGCTGCTCCGTTATATTGATCCTGTTATGCAAAAGACA GTAAAATGTTTAGATAATCTGCTAGTTTCTGATGTAAATCATCGATACATCATGCGTACACAACAGATGTCTCTTCAAG TTTATCAACCTCCAATAGCAATATCAATACATGGTCTGGTGGCTCAACTTGAGAAGCTCGAAATTCAATGGCCGAAGTCTTTCCAGAG GCACCGAACAATTTCAGCAGAACGGGTGGACATGTTTTACACATGGAATAATAGAATATCACCATACATTTCGAGGCATTTGTCAATGAAATCCTTTACAGAAGACTCAGTTTCTCCCATGCTGCACATTCTCTCACCACCAACACTAAGACCA gttgcattgcatttacTTTCAGAAAAAGAGAGGAGTGATCTGGGTCAGTTAGTGAACGTCATGGTGTCATATTTTATTACATACAAGAACATCAAATCTGATAGATCTGGGACTTCAAGACATGAGGATGCTTTAGAGGCGTCTGAACTTTTTTGTGATCCCCCTCTCAGCAAATTTATTAACTTCAAG GGGTACTGTCCAGGTCACTTCAATCTCGCCATAGCAGTGAAGCAAGTCTTGGTTCACGAG GTGGAAAAGCAAAAGATTCTGCAAGCTGCCACTACCAAATCTACCCATTTCTATGCGCAAGAGACCAGTTCCTTTCAAAATAATAGCAGTGGAAGTGGACAATTATCCAAATCTTGCTACACTACAAGATCTgttgaaaagaaaataattGGGGAAGGTCGAACACCTTCAAAGCAATCTGACCTCTCTATTTCATCCAATTCATTTAAGTCATTGGAAAGAACAAAAAAGTGTTCGGGTGACCTCAATAGTTTCTTTGATAG GTTTAGAAAAGCAAATAATAAAGGCTCTCAAGTTTCAGAGAATATGGTAAAAAAGCCGGGAACAATGGAGAGAGACTCACGTCCTATATTGTTCAAATTCAATGAG